Genomic DNA from Streptomyces sp. PCS3-D2:
CACCGGCTCGCTGTGCCAGAACTCCTCGTGCGCCGTACGCCATTCGGCCACCGACGTGTACCCCTCTCCCTCGTCGAGAGCGTGCCCCATCCCCACGTCGGCGAGCCGCAGCACCTCCACGGCCGTCACCTCCACCACCGCCACCCCGCGCCCGCCGGAGTCGACCAGCAGCGACCGCGCGCCGGGCCGCGGTAGCGGCTCCCGTTCCGCCTCGTACTCCGCCAGCAGGCCGGTGGTGCTGGTCTTCGCCCCGCTCAGCACGGCCGCGACCAACTGGTCGCGCAACGGGCCGGGGAACCCGAGCAGGTACGGGGGAAGATCGTCATATGCCGTCATACGGCCACCCTAGGGTGCCTCCCGTCGCCGGCCGGAACGAATATCGTCGGCCCAACTGGCACGATCGCCACAGCAGTTGAAACCCGCCACGCACTGGACCGGACCTTGACTCGGAGCTGCGCGTAACGGTTTGCTGTGCGTGATCACCGGAGTGCTCAACGGAGTTCCGACGAAATTCCGCCCGCGCGCCGGAGACTCCGAGCAACGCCACCGCAGTCCTCCGCAGTCCTCCGCAGTCCTCCGGAGCCCCACG
This window encodes:
- a CDS encoding ASCH domain-containing protein, with translation MTAYDDLPPYLLGFPGPLRDQLVAAVLSGAKTSTTGLLAEYEAEREPLPRPGARSLLVDSGGRGVAVVEVTAVEVLRLADVGMGHALDEGEGYTSVAEWRTAHEEFWHSEPVRTVIGDPGFTVDDDTLVVAERFRVAERLP